The following proteins come from a genomic window of Anas acuta chromosome 22, bAnaAcu1.1, whole genome shotgun sequence:
- the LRRC47 gene encoding leucine-rich repeat-containing protein 47 — MEAAWPELEAAARERRRELSLPGAAVSERVAAGGGRLPAALLGLPLLQSLELSGCAALRELGPGLAAALPALHTLVLRCNALGPAGLGPGLGGQLPALRLLDLSGNGLEELPAELGGAEGCGEQQQQQQPAAFPQLRSLNLSGNRLRELGPGLARAAPQLQALLLSGNRLRALPGRLLPPAAAFPLLSRLEAADNEVEELGADIAALPALKSLDLANNRLTELPAALADCPRLKEANFRGNQLRDKRLEKMVNGCQTKAILDYLRAGGRGKGKGENAREEARKKKREKQQKKDGGEGEQDELEAVSKLLVKVLHVSENPTPLVVKVSPGVRDVRPFIMCCVLKGVNLNPGNALKRFLTVQTKLHEDICEKRTAATIATHDLQLVKGPLTYDVQPPGELKITPLGRKEIKAKDLLRQLQLEAEEQRKQKKRQNVSGLHKYLQLLDGKDNYPCLVDAEGVVISFPPITNSEKTKIRKTTHDLFLEVTSDTSLQICKDVMDTLILKIAELNKFTLENKEEGSGSDNEPDALCGPVNVNPGQNTQQSFPLVVEQVRVVDTDGNLKVLYPSKTDLTTVSSLLTVIR, encoded by the exons ATGGAGGCGGCGTGGCCggagctggaggctgctgcccgGGAGCGGCGGCGGGAGCTGTCTCTGCCGGGCGCGGCGGTGTCGGAGCGggtggcggcgggcggcgggcggctgcCGGCggcgctgctggggctgccgcTGCTGCAGTCGCTGGAGCTGAGCGGCTGCGCGGCGCTGCGGGAGCTGGGCCCGGGGCTGGCGGCCGCCCTGCCCGCCCTGCACACGCTGGTGCTGCGCTGCAACGCGCTGGGCCCCGCCGGGCTGGGCCCGGGGCTGGGCGGGCAGCTGCCGGCCCTCCGCCTGCTCGACCTCTCCGGGAACGGCCTGGAGGAGCTGCCCGCCGAGCTGGGCGGCGcggagggctgcggggagcagcagcagcagcaacaacccGCAGCCTTCCCGCAGCTCCGCAGCCTCAACCTGAGCGGTAACCGGCTGCGGGAGCTGGGCCCGGGGCTGGCCCGAGCCGCGCCTCAGCTCCAGGCGCTGCTGCTCTCGGGCAACCGCCTGCGGGCCCTGCCCGGCCGCCtgctgccgcccgccgccgccttcCCCCTCCTCAGCCGCCTCGAGGCCGCCGACAACGAGGTGGAGGAGCTGGGCGCTGACATCGCCGCTCTGCCGGCCCTCAAG AGCCTGGACCTGGCCAACAACCGGCTGACGGAGCTGCCCGCCGCGCTGGCCGACTGCCCCAGGCTGAAGGAGGCCAACTTCAGGGGCAACCAGCTGAGGGACAAGCGGCTGGAGAAGATGGTCAACGGCTGCCAGACCAAGGCCATCCTGGACTACCTGCGGGCCGGCGGCCGCGGCAAGGGCAAGGGCGAGAACGCCAGGGAGGAGgccaggaagaagaaaagggagaagcagcagaaaaaggacggcggggaaggggagcaggacGAGCTGGAGGCCGTCAGCAAGCTGCTGGTGAAGGTGCTGCACGTCTCTGAAAATCCCACGCCGCTGGTTGTCAAAGTCAGCCCGGGCGTCAGAGACGTCCGGCCCTTCATCATGTGCTGCGTGCTGAAAGGAGTAAACCTGAACCCGGGCAATGCCCTGAAGAGGTTCCTGACCGTGCAG ACTAAACTGCACGAAGACATCTGTGAAAAGCGGACAGCAGCCACCATTGCCACCCATGACTTGCAGTTGGTCAAAGGTCCCCTGACATACGATGTTCAGCCTCCTGGTGAGCTGAAG ATAACGCCCCTGGGTCGAAAGGAGATCAAGGCAAAGGATCTTCTCCGTCAGCTGCAGCTagaagcagaggagcagaggaaacagaagaagCGTCAGAACGTTTCTGGGTTGCACAA gTATCTCCAGTTACTGGATGGCAAAGATAACTACCCGTGTCTTGTGGATGCTGAAGGTGTTGTGATTTCTTTCCCACCAATAACcaacagtgagaaaacaaag ATTAGAAAAACCACCCATGATCTGTTTCTGGAAGTGACAAGTGATACCAGCTTACAGATATGCAAAGATGTCATGGACACTCTAATTCTG AAAATAGCAGAACTGAACAAATTCACCTtggaaaataaggaagaagGCTCAGGCTCAGATAACGAACCCGATGCTCTTTGTGGACCAGTGAATGTGAACCCCGGCCAAAATACACAGCAGAGTTTTCCGTTGGTAGTGGAGCAGGTTCGAGTGGTGGACACGGACGGGAACCTGAAAGTACTTTATCCTTCAAAAACTGACCTAACCAcagtttcttctcttctgaCTGTAATACGCTAG